The following proteins are encoded in a genomic region of Bombus pyrosoma isolate SC7728 linkage group LG1, ASM1482585v1, whole genome shotgun sequence:
- the LOC122575689 gene encoding patronin isoform X23, with protein MWSAITRLFVKGKTEESAPRTKDWTCDGVPDTVVHVFDAMDRNAGDDRRKGPAGEQHHDGAESEHFSDAYDSRQAKQRASVKWLLSKAYNNRVPENLRDPYYIDNENQEHLKPQIVHALSNAELYCLALANIYSDPNYHNQNHCGILQALARKGVYLAEPNNTQLTETILIQNSPLKMSAHMAVIEGLMVLYAKEVVTGDRVVSAIRRFDPQAEVDVPADHEKGLLLWISHASNALIAKIQAEEGAGDKTRLPELPAAKDFQSLCDGVGLAAVVAFYCPGELNWMDIRVSKRPSVADALHNLSLVHAFCNRCLPYSIFHMLPEDVTYMRGCMKQNLVVFLADMYNVLEIHPAKCVRYPGEERAMQFLDACPRNSHGVAHKRSLPQSIAPIPDLRSNLSVSAPGFTVAKAPSSSSVKKSQSLQQTAENYSHDDRRAGSEESFVVHRGKGIPTLSSVADEKSITRIDAAGRPSNWEEQRRSSYAGRRSRRNSVSDDSQLTIENFGGSQDNLHNFGRNPDKEVGAHIGKRSTTEPTLPARSSVQDVYGSGVQHILSDNGYDKEEPPRLRRQTSNSSLDNVALKQILHSSENVNSDGDTSKLASFANLSRQSSEKGINLTYTEQERDDSKSNLSSKKLGQTNGNRNGEKKTTFATLPNTTTWQQQSNQQSQQMEQHSVADENGGNTIMASQLNNIRLKLEEKRRHIENEKRRMEVVMSKQRQKVGKAAFLQAVTKLYLVGKVKSPSSSTSGGDSPAEIGPPTPVTSGSSGETPTSVSETTPVTQQPSQEKPQRPFSLKEISEDVRDVEHKWLEHDGNAPFIETRRTPDIENMDLEQYHQSISQMNNSLSEIQADIQRLANQQNQIQQQHLMTQHQQQIQQQFQQLQSLSQQHMQNFGMAPINPLTSKLQDTQQSQFYLHDQPQLQRRMWGQPPPTQSLANEMAAVGYQQSMDPRYSTQPTPYQQDMRLYQDTRNWGTHPPQQKGFVLHDTPQEPRYLNGGDHSLCNNQMSHPGPTYPSSTSIFNQTPPSSASPQHRNAVHRISQLMSESPEPKRPTVHHIPIKCESPTEKRQITAMHAPVPAPPVDDMKPQNISFIGNDDELTQGIRGLNITSGSRTYRIPSPTRPSISRNSFQPHPSLREATPSPSGTPEVTPLDPTDAGEKGFYICFDNDAPKKPKPTLRVKRTSPKKERGVSSYVDSEDFTMRPDSPSAIVMDRQKQLEIQRDSDREKQRQIDERDFQRQEIRDREIQREGEREKQRERHEMSGESRQSGVGLIIGNQLANPDPNSLDEMERKKERIMLLSLQRRQQQEEMKERKEVEAQARREQEKLKAEERARKKEEERQRRAAILEQHKVKKAIEEAEREGKVIDKELLNTIKPTKLRNKTATTRPRPKTIHVDAGTELDSGALTPSRGKKGSSSNLSTVSSVDSPDDGRGSSPCRSMNQLGRRGSYKTSRDTDSGLGRATPPRRAPSPGMGSMRHLPSPSGPGSLPPGLMTKRRVFDDGSSDISSTPSSMMDYNGPRLYKQPTTKSNRGIMLNAVEYCVFPGTVNKEAKRRVLDEIARSESKHFLILFRDAGCQFRALYSYCPDREEVSKLYGTGPKQVMDKMFDKFFKYNSGAKCFSQVHTKHLTVTIDAFTIHNSLWQGKKVNLPNKKDMPLVI; from the exons AACCAAGAACACCTGAAGCCGCAGATCGTCCACGCACTTTCCAATGCGGAACTATACTGTTTGGCGCTGGCGAACATCTATTCGGATCCAAATTATCACAATCAGAATCATTGCGGTATTCTCCAAGCCTTGGCCAGAAAGGGTGTTTACCTCGCGGAGCCAAACAATACTCAACTCACCGAAACGATCCTCATTCAAAATTCACCACTCAAGATG TCCGCGCATATGGCTGTGATAGAGGGCCTGATGGTCTTGTACGCGAAGGAAGTAGTGACTGGAGATCGAGTAGTTTCGGCAATCCGACGGTTCGACCCTCAGGCGGAGGTGGATGTGCCAGCGGACCACGAGAAAGGACTTCTTCTCTGGATCAGCCACGCATCAAATGCGTTGATTGCCAAGATCCAGGCGGAGGAAGGTGCCGGTGATAAAACGCGACTGCCAGAACTGCCAGCTGCCAAGGACTTCCAATCGTTATGCGATGGTGTCGGCCTTGCCGCCGTTGTGGCCTTCTACTGCCCCGGCGAGCTCAATTGGATGGACATCAGGGTGTCGAAGAGACCGTCGGTCGCGGACGCGCTGCACAACTTGTCGCTGGTCCACGCGTTTTGTAACCGATGCTTACCCTATTCCATTTTTCATATGCTACCCGAAGACGTGACGTATATGAGGGG GTGCATGAAGCAAAATTTAGTCGTTTTCTTGGCGGACATGTACAACGTATTGGAAATTCATCCGGCGAAATGTGTACGTTATCCAGGCGAGGAAAGGGCGATGCAGTTCTTAGATG CCTGCCCGCGCAATAGTCATGGCGTAGCTCATAAAAGAAGTCTGCCACAGTCTATAGCTCCGATACCTGATCTGAGAAGCAACCTCTCCGTATCCGCGCCAGGCTTCACAG ttgCAAAAGCACCGTCATCCTCCTCTGTCAAGAAGTCACAATCACTGCAACAAACTGCCGAAAATTATTCTCACGACGACAG ACGAGCAGGGAGCGAAGAAAGTTTCGTAGTCCATCGTGGCAAAGGCATCCCTACGTTAAGCTCCGTAGCAGACGAGAAATCTATAACTAGAATAGATGCCGCTGGTCGGCCAAGCAATTGGGAAGAACAGAGGAGAAGCTCGTACGCTGGCCGACGATCTAGGCGTAACAGTGTTTCGGATGACTCTCAGCTGACCATTGAGAACTTTGGTGGATCTCAG GATAATTTACACAACTTCGGCAGAAATCCAGACAAGGAGGTCGGCGCGCACATTGGCAAACGAAGCACCACAGAGCCGACACTACCAGCAAGATCTAGCGTTCAGGATGTGTACGGTAGCGGAGTGCAGCATATTTTATCAGATAACGGATACGATAAGGAAGAACCGCCGAGATTAAGAAGACAGACCTCAAACTCTAGCTTGGACAACGTCGCGCTCAAGCAAATTTTACATTCCAGCGAGAACGTTAATTCGGACGGGGATACGTCCAAGTTAGCCAGCTTCGCGAATTTAAGCAGGCAAAGCTCCGAGAAGGGGATCAACTTGACATACACGGAACAAGAACGCGACGACAGCAAGTCGAATCTGTCGAGTAAGAAACTTGGCCAGACCAATGGTAATAGAAATGGTGAGAAGAAAACGACGTTCGCCACGTTACCGAATACGACCACGTGGCAGCAACAGAGCAACCAGCAATCTCAACAGATGGAACAACACTCTGTtg CAGACGAGAACGGAGGTAACACGATTATGGCCTCACAACTGAATAATATTAGATTGAAGTTGGAGGAGAAACGACGTCACATAGAAAACGAGAAGAGAAGGATGGAAGTCGTGATGTCGAAACAACGGCAGAAAGTGGGCAAAGCTGCGTTCCTGCAAGCTGTCACGAAG CTGTACTTGGTG GGTAAGGTTAAATCTCCCTCTTCATCAACATCTGGGGGGGACAGTCCGGCTGAAATTGGTCCCCCCACTCCTGTAACCTCCGGATCTTCGGGGGAGACCCCGACAAGTGTTTCCGAGACGACCCCCGTAACCCAACAACCCTCTCAAGAAAAACCACAGAGACCCTTCTCGCTCAAG GAAATTAGTGAGGATGTTCGGGATGTTGAACATAAATGGTTAGAGCATGACGGTAACGCCCCATTTATTGAAACAAGACGCACTCCAGATATTGAGAACATGGATCTTGAGCAATATCATCAATCTATATCACA AATGAATAACAGTCTTAGTGAAATACAAGCTGATATACAACGTTTAGCAAATCAGCAAAATCAAATACAGCAGCAGCATTTAATGACACAGCATCAACAGCAAATACAGCAACAGTTTCAGCAATTGCAAAGTCTTAGTCAACAACATATGcaa AATTTTGGAATGGCGCCTATAAATCCATTAACATCCAAATTACAAGATACTCAGCAATCTCAGTTCTATCTACATGATCAACCCCAATTGCAAAGACGAATGTGGGGTCAACCACCTCCAACTCAAAGCTTAGCAAATGAAATGGCTGCTGTGGGCTATCAACAATCAATGGATCCACGATATAGTACTCAACCAACAC CTTATCAACAAGATATGCGCTTATATCAAGATACACGAAATTGGGGAACGCATCCACCTCAACAGAAAGGATTTGTTCTACACGATACTCCTCAAGAACCGAGGTACCTCAATGGTGGAGATCATAGTCTTTGTAATAATCAAATGAGTCATCCTGGTCCTACATATCCATCATCTACATCTATCTTTAATCAAACACCACCATCTTCTGCTAGTCCACAACATCGCAATGCT GTTCATCGAATAAGTCAGTTAATGAGTGAAAGTCCTGAACCAAAAAGGCCAACTGTACATCATATACCGATTAAGTGTGAAAGCCCTACCGAAAAAAGACAAATTACTGCAATGCATGCACCTGTTCCAGCTCCACCTGTTGATGACATGAAGCCTCagaatatatcatttattg GAAATGATGATGAGCTTACACAAGGTATAAGAGGTTTAAACATCACGTCCGGCAGCCGTACATATAGAATTCCATCACCAACTAGACCTTCAATATCACGTAATTCATTTCAACCTCATCCATCATTAAGAGAAGCCACACCATCTCCATCAGGTACACCAGAGGTAACACCTTTAGATCCAACGGATGCTGGTGAAAAAGGATTTTATATCTGCTTTGATAATGACGCGCCGAAGAAACCAAAACCAACCCTTAGAGTGAAAAGGACATCCCCTAAAAAG gAAAGAGGCGTGTCTTCATATGTTGACAGTGAAGATTTTACGATGCGTCCTGACTCTCCTTCTGCGATTGTTATGGATAGGCAGAAACAGCTGGAAATTCAACGAGATTCTGATCGAGAAAAGCAGCGTCAGATAGACGAGAGAGACTTCCAACGGCAAGAAATTAGAGATAGAGAAATacaaagagaaggagaaagagaaaagcaaaGAGAACGACACGAGATGAGTGGAGAGAGCCGACAATCTGGAGTTGGTTTAATAATTGGAAATCAATTAGCAAATCCTGATCCA AATTCTCTTGATGAAATGGAACGGAAAAAAGAACGTATAATGCTCTTATCATTACAAAGAAGACAGCAACAAGAAGagatgaaagagagaaaagaggtaGAAGCGCAAGCTCGTCGAgaacaagaaaaattgaaagcagAAGAAAGAGCTCgtaaaaaggaagaggaaaggcAACGAAGGGCAGCTATTTTAGAACAACATAAAGTAAAGAAAGCAATAGAAGAGGCAGAAAGAGAA GGCAAGGTTATCGATAAAGAACTTCTTAATACAATAAAACCAACGAAATTGCGTAACAAGACTGCAACAACTCGACCTCGACCCAAAACGATTCATGTGGATGCTGGTACGGAGTTGGATTCTGGAGCTCTTACGCCGAGCCGTGGAAAGAAGGGTTCTTCTTCTAATCTAAGTACAG TATCTTCCGTAGATTCACCCGACGACGGTAGAGGTTCCTCCCCTTGTCGAAGTATGAATCAACTTGGTCGACGTGGTTCCTACAAAACATCTAGAG ATACGGACAGCGGACTGGGCAGAGCTACACCTCCTAGGAGAGCACCGAGTCCGGGCATGGGTAGCATGAGGCATCTTCCGTCGCCATCAGGACCTGGTTCTTTACCTCCCGGTTTGATGACCAAGAGACGCGTGTTCGATGATGGTAGCAGCGATATCAGTAGTACACCAAGTTCGATGATGGACTATAATG GTCCGAGATTGTATAAACAACCAACCACCAAGTCAAATCGTGGCATTATGCTAAACGCTGTGGAGTATTGTGTATTTCCGGGAACGGTAAATAAGGAAGCGAAGAGAAGAGTTTTGGACGAAATTGCAAGATCAGAAAGCAAGCattttcttatcttatttCGAGATGCTGGCTGTCAATTCCGGGCTCTCTACTCATACTGCCCAGATAGAGAAGAAGTTTCAAAGTTATATGGTACCGGACCGAAACAAGTCATGGATAAAATGttcgacaaatttttcaa ATACAATTCAGGAGCAAAATGCTTTTCTCAAGTACACACAAAGCATCTGACTGTGACCATAGATGCCTTTACGATACACAACAGCCTTTGGCAAGGTAAAAAGGTGAATTTGCCGAACAAGAAAGACATGCCTCTCGTCATATAG
- the LOC122575689 gene encoding patronin isoform X16: protein MWSAITRLFVKGKTEESAPRTKDWTCDGVPDTVVHVFDAMDRNAGDDRRKGPAGEQHHDGAESEHFSDAYDSRQAKQRASVKWLLSKAYNNRVPENLRDPYYIDNENQEHLKPQIVHALSNAELYCLALANIYSDPNYHNQNHCGILQALARKGVYLAEPNNTQLTETILIQNSPLKMSAHMAVIEGLMVLYAKEVVTGDRVVSAIRRFDPQAEVDVPADHEKGLLLWISHASNALIAKIQAEEGAGDKTRLPELPAAKDFQSLCDGVGLAAVVAFYCPGELNWMDIRVSKRPSVADALHNLSLVHAFCNRCLPYSIFHMLPEDVTYMRGCMKQNLVVFLADMYNVLEIHPAKCVRYPGEERAMQFLDACPRNSHGVAHKRSLPQSIAPIPDLRSNLSVSAPGFTVAKAPSSSSVKKSQSLQQTAENYSHDDRRAGSEESFVVHRGKGIPTLSSVADEKSITRIDAAGRPSNWEEQRRSSYAGRRSRRNSVSDDSQLTIENFGGSQDNLHNFGRNPDKEVGAHIGKRSTTEPTLPARSSVQDVYGSGVQHILSDNGYDKEEPPRLRRQTSNSSLDNVALKQILHSSENVNSDGDTSKLASFANLSRQSSEKGINLTYTEQERDDSKSNLSSKKLGQTNGNRNGEKKTTFATLPNTTTWQQQSNQQSQQMEQHSVADENGGNTIMASQLNNIRLKLEEKRRHIENEKRRMEVVMSKQRQKVGKAAFLQAVTKLYLVGKVKSPSSSTSGGDSPAEIGPPTPVTSGSSGETPTSVSETTPVTQQPSQEKPQRPFSLKEISEDVRDVEHKWLEHDGNAPFIETRRTPDIENMDLEQYHQSISQMNNSLSEIQADIQRLANQQNQIQQQHLMTQHQQQIQQQFQQLQSLSQQHMQNFGMAPINPLTSKLQDTQQSQFYLHDQPQLQRRMWGQPPPTQSLANEMAAVGYQQSMDPRYSTQPTPYQQDMRLYQDTRNWGTHPPQQKGFVLHDTPQEPRYLNGGDHSLCNNQMSHPGPTYPSSTSIFNQTPPSSASPQHRNAVHRISQLMSESPEPKRPTVHHIPIKCESPTEKRQITAMHAPVPAPPVDDMKPQNISFIGTPEVTPLDPTDAGEKGFYICFDNDAPKKPKPTLRVKRTSPKKERGVSSYVDSEDFTMRPDSPSAIVMDRQKQLEIQRDSDREKQRQIDERDFQRQEIRDREIQREGEREKQRERHEMSGESRQSGVGLIIGNQLANPDPNSLDEMERKKERIMLLSLQRRQQQEEMKERKEVEAQARREQEKLKAEERARKKEEERQRRAAILEQHKVKKAIEEAEREGKVIDKELLNTIKPTKLRNKTATTRPRPKTIHVDAGTELDSGALTPSRGKKGSSSNLSTASLTSPTMRRDYYRGSQDSLTAAHFDERRSGPLYRGGSLRVSSVDSPDDGRGSSPCRSMNQLGRRGSYKTSRDVQEPQQQVRGRPKYPSYQNFKGRKSNSLMNLCGSSSDQDGMMCRYTDTDSGLGRATPPRRAPSPGMGSMRHLPSPSGPGSLPPGLMTKRRVFDDGSSDISSTPSSMMDYNGPRLYKQPTTKSNRGIMLNAVEYCVFPGTVNKEAKRRVLDEIARSESKHFLILFRDAGCQFRALYSYCPDREEVSKLYGTGPKQVMDKMFDKFFKYNSGAKCFSQVHTKHLTVTIDAFTIHNSLWQGKKVNLPNKKDMPLVI from the exons AACCAAGAACACCTGAAGCCGCAGATCGTCCACGCACTTTCCAATGCGGAACTATACTGTTTGGCGCTGGCGAACATCTATTCGGATCCAAATTATCACAATCAGAATCATTGCGGTATTCTCCAAGCCTTGGCCAGAAAGGGTGTTTACCTCGCGGAGCCAAACAATACTCAACTCACCGAAACGATCCTCATTCAAAATTCACCACTCAAGATG TCCGCGCATATGGCTGTGATAGAGGGCCTGATGGTCTTGTACGCGAAGGAAGTAGTGACTGGAGATCGAGTAGTTTCGGCAATCCGACGGTTCGACCCTCAGGCGGAGGTGGATGTGCCAGCGGACCACGAGAAAGGACTTCTTCTCTGGATCAGCCACGCATCAAATGCGTTGATTGCCAAGATCCAGGCGGAGGAAGGTGCCGGTGATAAAACGCGACTGCCAGAACTGCCAGCTGCCAAGGACTTCCAATCGTTATGCGATGGTGTCGGCCTTGCCGCCGTTGTGGCCTTCTACTGCCCCGGCGAGCTCAATTGGATGGACATCAGGGTGTCGAAGAGACCGTCGGTCGCGGACGCGCTGCACAACTTGTCGCTGGTCCACGCGTTTTGTAACCGATGCTTACCCTATTCCATTTTTCATATGCTACCCGAAGACGTGACGTATATGAGGGG GTGCATGAAGCAAAATTTAGTCGTTTTCTTGGCGGACATGTACAACGTATTGGAAATTCATCCGGCGAAATGTGTACGTTATCCAGGCGAGGAAAGGGCGATGCAGTTCTTAGATG CCTGCCCGCGCAATAGTCATGGCGTAGCTCATAAAAGAAGTCTGCCACAGTCTATAGCTCCGATACCTGATCTGAGAAGCAACCTCTCCGTATCCGCGCCAGGCTTCACAG ttgCAAAAGCACCGTCATCCTCCTCTGTCAAGAAGTCACAATCACTGCAACAAACTGCCGAAAATTATTCTCACGACGACAG ACGAGCAGGGAGCGAAGAAAGTTTCGTAGTCCATCGTGGCAAAGGCATCCCTACGTTAAGCTCCGTAGCAGACGAGAAATCTATAACTAGAATAGATGCCGCTGGTCGGCCAAGCAATTGGGAAGAACAGAGGAGAAGCTCGTACGCTGGCCGACGATCTAGGCGTAACAGTGTTTCGGATGACTCTCAGCTGACCATTGAGAACTTTGGTGGATCTCAG GATAATTTACACAACTTCGGCAGAAATCCAGACAAGGAGGTCGGCGCGCACATTGGCAAACGAAGCACCACAGAGCCGACACTACCAGCAAGATCTAGCGTTCAGGATGTGTACGGTAGCGGAGTGCAGCATATTTTATCAGATAACGGATACGATAAGGAAGAACCGCCGAGATTAAGAAGACAGACCTCAAACTCTAGCTTGGACAACGTCGCGCTCAAGCAAATTTTACATTCCAGCGAGAACGTTAATTCGGACGGGGATACGTCCAAGTTAGCCAGCTTCGCGAATTTAAGCAGGCAAAGCTCCGAGAAGGGGATCAACTTGACATACACGGAACAAGAACGCGACGACAGCAAGTCGAATCTGTCGAGTAAGAAACTTGGCCAGACCAATGGTAATAGAAATGGTGAGAAGAAAACGACGTTCGCCACGTTACCGAATACGACCACGTGGCAGCAACAGAGCAACCAGCAATCTCAACAGATGGAACAACACTCTGTtg CAGACGAGAACGGAGGTAACACGATTATGGCCTCACAACTGAATAATATTAGATTGAAGTTGGAGGAGAAACGACGTCACATAGAAAACGAGAAGAGAAGGATGGAAGTCGTGATGTCGAAACAACGGCAGAAAGTGGGCAAAGCTGCGTTCCTGCAAGCTGTCACGAAG CTGTACTTGGTG GGTAAGGTTAAATCTCCCTCTTCATCAACATCTGGGGGGGACAGTCCGGCTGAAATTGGTCCCCCCACTCCTGTAACCTCCGGATCTTCGGGGGAGACCCCGACAAGTGTTTCCGAGACGACCCCCGTAACCCAACAACCCTCTCAAGAAAAACCACAGAGACCCTTCTCGCTCAAG GAAATTAGTGAGGATGTTCGGGATGTTGAACATAAATGGTTAGAGCATGACGGTAACGCCCCATTTATTGAAACAAGACGCACTCCAGATATTGAGAACATGGATCTTGAGCAATATCATCAATCTATATCACA AATGAATAACAGTCTTAGTGAAATACAAGCTGATATACAACGTTTAGCAAATCAGCAAAATCAAATACAGCAGCAGCATTTAATGACACAGCATCAACAGCAAATACAGCAACAGTTTCAGCAATTGCAAAGTCTTAGTCAACAACATATGcaa AATTTTGGAATGGCGCCTATAAATCCATTAACATCCAAATTACAAGATACTCAGCAATCTCAGTTCTATCTACATGATCAACCCCAATTGCAAAGACGAATGTGGGGTCAACCACCTCCAACTCAAAGCTTAGCAAATGAAATGGCTGCTGTGGGCTATCAACAATCAATGGATCCACGATATAGTACTCAACCAACAC CTTATCAACAAGATATGCGCTTATATCAAGATACACGAAATTGGGGAACGCATCCACCTCAACAGAAAGGATTTGTTCTACACGATACTCCTCAAGAACCGAGGTACCTCAATGGTGGAGATCATAGTCTTTGTAATAATCAAATGAGTCATCCTGGTCCTACATATCCATCATCTACATCTATCTTTAATCAAACACCACCATCTTCTGCTAGTCCACAACATCGCAATGCT GTTCATCGAATAAGTCAGTTAATGAGTGAAAGTCCTGAACCAAAAAGGCCAACTGTACATCATATACCGATTAAGTGTGAAAGCCCTACCGAAAAAAGACAAATTACTGCAATGCATGCACCTGTTCCAGCTCCACCTGTTGATGACATGAAGCCTCagaatatatcatttattg GTACACCAGAGGTAACACCTTTAGATCCAACGGATGCTGGTGAAAAAGGATTTTATATCTGCTTTGATAATGACGCGCCGAAGAAACCAAAACCAACCCTTAGAGTGAAAAGGACATCCCCTAAAAAG gAAAGAGGCGTGTCTTCATATGTTGACAGTGAAGATTTTACGATGCGTCCTGACTCTCCTTCTGCGATTGTTATGGATAGGCAGAAACAGCTGGAAATTCAACGAGATTCTGATCGAGAAAAGCAGCGTCAGATAGACGAGAGAGACTTCCAACGGCAAGAAATTAGAGATAGAGAAATacaaagagaaggagaaagagaaaagcaaaGAGAACGACACGAGATGAGTGGAGAGAGCCGACAATCTGGAGTTGGTTTAATAATTGGAAATCAATTAGCAAATCCTGATCCA AATTCTCTTGATGAAATGGAACGGAAAAAAGAACGTATAATGCTCTTATCATTACAAAGAAGACAGCAACAAGAAGagatgaaagagagaaaagaggtaGAAGCGCAAGCTCGTCGAgaacaagaaaaattgaaagcagAAGAAAGAGCTCgtaaaaaggaagaggaaaggcAACGAAGGGCAGCTATTTTAGAACAACATAAAGTAAAGAAAGCAATAGAAGAGGCAGAAAGAGAA GGCAAGGTTATCGATAAAGAACTTCTTAATACAATAAAACCAACGAAATTGCGTAACAAGACTGCAACAACTCGACCTCGACCCAAAACGATTCATGTGGATGCTGGTACGGAGTTGGATTCTGGAGCTCTTACGCCGAGCCGTGGAAAGAAGGGTTCTTCTTCTAATCTAAGTACAG CGTCGCTGACTTCTCCGACGATGAGGCGAGATTACTACCGAGGCTCGCAGGACAGTCTCACTGCTGCCCATTTCGATGAACGACGTTCCGGCCCTCTTTATCGGGGCGGCAGTCTCAGGG TATCTTCCGTAGATTCACCCGACGACGGTAGAGGTTCCTCCCCTTGTCGAAGTATGAATCAACTTGGTCGACGTGGTTCCTACAAAACATCTAGAG ATGTGCAGGAGCCTCAGCAACAGGTTAGAGGCAGGCCTAAATACCCGAGTTACCAAAACTTTAAGGGGAGAAAGTCTAATTCCTTGATGAATTTGTGTG GTTCGAGTAGTGATCAAGACGGTATGATGTGTCGATACACAGATACGGACAGCGGACTGGGCAGAGCTACACCTCCTAGGAGAGCACCGAGTCCGGGCATGGGTAGCATGAGGCATCTTCCGTCGCCATCAGGACCTGGTTCTTTACCTCCCGGTTTGATGACCAAGAGACGCGTGTTCGATGATGGTAGCAGCGATATCAGTAGTACACCAAGTTCGATGATGGACTATAATG GTCCGAGATTGTATAAACAACCAACCACCAAGTCAAATCGTGGCATTATGCTAAACGCTGTGGAGTATTGTGTATTTCCGGGAACGGTAAATAAGGAAGCGAAGAGAAGAGTTTTGGACGAAATTGCAAGATCAGAAAGCAAGCattttcttatcttatttCGAGATGCTGGCTGTCAATTCCGGGCTCTCTACTCATACTGCCCAGATAGAGAAGAAGTTTCAAAGTTATATGGTACCGGACCGAAACAAGTCATGGATAAAATGttcgacaaatttttcaa ATACAATTCAGGAGCAAAATGCTTTTCTCAAGTACACACAAAGCATCTGACTGTGACCATAGATGCCTTTACGATACACAACAGCCTTTGGCAAGGTAAAAAGGTGAATTTGCCGAACAAGAAAGACATGCCTCTCGTCATATAG